One window of Microbacterium sp. 1S1 genomic DNA carries:
- a CDS encoding fatty acid desaturase family protein, with translation MSSTSSPSATATLGPVRQTYAGNADFPPLARAYRDVQQVVKETGLLQRTPVFYTAIGAALVVAFAGCVAGFLLLGDSWFQLLIAAALGIIFTQVAFLAHEAAHRQILSTGPANFRLARVLAGIIGMSYHWWDSKHTRHHGNPNQVGKDPDIQVDTVSFLEADAAQSRGIVRLITRKQGWLFFPLLTLEGLNLHYLGLKHLLTRRNVKGRWTELGLIALRFAVLLVPLFLLLPVGMAFAFLGVQLAVFGVYMGASFAPNHKGMPVIAPDAKLDFFSKQVRTSRNIRGGWWVTGLMGGLNHQVEHHLFPNMSRLHLSKARGIVRDYCAANGVPYTETSLGRSYAIVIAYLNRVGLAARDPFDCPAAAQLRRA, from the coding sequence ATCTCTTCCACATCCTCCCCGTCCGCCACCGCCACTCTCGGACCGGTTCGCCAGACCTACGCGGGAAACGCCGACTTCCCCCCGCTCGCCCGGGCCTACCGGGACGTCCAGCAGGTCGTGAAGGAGACCGGGCTCCTGCAGCGCACGCCTGTTTTCTACACGGCCATCGGCGCGGCTCTGGTCGTCGCGTTCGCCGGCTGTGTGGCCGGTTTCCTGCTGCTCGGAGACAGCTGGTTCCAGCTCCTCATCGCCGCCGCGTTGGGCATCATCTTCACGCAGGTCGCCTTCCTCGCCCATGAGGCGGCACACCGCCAGATCCTCTCCACGGGTCCGGCGAACTTCCGGCTGGCTCGCGTGCTCGCCGGCATCATCGGCATGAGCTACCACTGGTGGGACTCGAAGCACACCCGCCACCACGGCAACCCGAACCAGGTCGGCAAGGATCCCGACATCCAGGTCGACACCGTCTCCTTCCTGGAAGCGGATGCCGCACAGTCTCGCGGCATCGTTCGGCTCATCACGCGGAAGCAGGGCTGGCTCTTCTTCCCCCTCCTGACGCTCGAGGGGCTCAACCTGCACTACCTGGGCCTGAAGCACCTCCTCACGCGGAGGAACGTGAAGGGCCGCTGGACAGAGCTCGGGCTCATCGCCCTCCGGTTCGCCGTCCTCCTCGTGCCGCTGTTCCTGCTGCTCCCGGTCGGGATGGCCTTCGCATTCCTGGGCGTACAGCTCGCCGTGTTCGGCGTCTACATGGGCGCGTCCTTCGCGCCCAATCACAAGGGCATGCCGGTCATCGCCCCGGACGCCAAGCTCGACTTCTTCTCGAAGCAGGTGCGGACGTCGCGCAACATCCGCGGCGGATGGTGGGTCACGGGGCTGATGGGCGGCCTCAACCACCAGGTCGAGCACCACCTGTTCCCGAACATGTCGCGGCTGCACCTGTCGAAGGCGCGCGGGATCGTGCGCGACTACTGCGCTGCGAACGGCGTCCCGTACACCGAGACGAGCCTCGGGCGGTCATACGCGATCGTCATCGCCTACCTGAACCGGGTGGGCCTGGCGGCACGCGACCCGTTCGACTGCCCGGCGGCCGCTCAGCTCCGCCGCGCCTGA
- a CDS encoding cell division initiation protein — protein sequence MSDSSGTPRDDDRSPDFFDQLIETTPREASSSSTSAFTIGFRGYDKGEVDAALASMRAQLQQAADEVAEAKAREAESIEAVKAEEREAREALEAELAAANAKASDAEQQVATLTSELVDMPQADGEEAPSRQQFEAILRVAEEQANVLIQNAAVQADRLMTSAREEVAAQRAEAEADAERIISQAQRDADQVRLKMETEYTAHEARIEREAAHAAEKVSQASQEATAIRTEAEKGAAALRSLVTRETTQLRADAEREVREMNARVLEFEETLTRRQDDAQQEFLVLHNQAVAHAERITTDANEQVTASLEHAQRISAKADGYEKLMRSQAQAIEADAQVRAREILERARVKSQKIVDAVTGHTSTVLRDAEDRARQLRWQQQQLTSFMAEVRELIRPDGIFSDDGLPTEIAVTEATIEDDDEAEDDVVVAPVETFRGDEVLDDELDDDRPLEKITIDVVETDDSSKR from the coding sequence ATGAGCGATTCCTCGGGCACTCCCCGCGACGACGACCGGTCGCCGGATTTCTTCGATCAGCTGATCGAGACGACTCCGCGGGAGGCATCGTCCTCGTCCACGTCTGCGTTCACCATCGGCTTCCGCGGCTACGACAAGGGCGAAGTCGACGCCGCGCTGGCGTCGATGCGCGCCCAGCTCCAGCAGGCTGCCGATGAAGTGGCCGAGGCGAAGGCCCGGGAGGCCGAGTCCATCGAGGCGGTCAAGGCCGAGGAGCGCGAGGCGCGCGAGGCCCTCGAAGCCGAGCTCGCCGCCGCGAACGCCAAGGCGTCCGACGCGGAGCAGCAGGTGGCGACGCTGACGTCCGAGCTCGTCGACATGCCGCAGGCCGATGGCGAGGAGGCTCCCTCGCGTCAGCAGTTCGAGGCGATCCTGCGCGTGGCCGAGGAGCAGGCGAACGTGCTCATCCAGAACGCGGCGGTGCAGGCCGATCGACTGATGACCTCTGCCCGCGAGGAGGTGGCCGCGCAGCGCGCTGAGGCGGAGGCGGACGCCGAGCGCATCATCTCCCAGGCTCAGCGCGACGCCGACCAGGTGCGACTGAAGATGGAGACCGAGTACACGGCCCACGAGGCGCGCATCGAGCGCGAGGCGGCGCACGCCGCGGAGAAGGTCAGTCAGGCCTCCCAGGAGGCCACCGCCATCCGCACCGAGGCCGAGAAGGGTGCCGCCGCGCTCCGCTCGCTGGTCACGCGCGAGACCACCCAGCTGCGTGCGGACGCCGAGCGCGAGGTCCGTGAGATGAACGCCCGCGTGCTGGAGTTCGAGGAGACCCTCACCCGTCGTCAGGACGACGCGCAGCAGGAGTTCCTCGTCCTCCACAACCAGGCCGTCGCACACGCCGAGCGCATCACGACCGACGCGAACGAGCAGGTCACGGCCTCGCTCGAGCACGCGCAGCGCATCTCCGCGAAGGCAGACGGCTACGAGAAGCTCATGCGCTCGCAGGCGCAGGCGATCGAGGCCGACGCCCAGGTACGTGCCAGGGAGATCCTCGAGCGTGCCCGGGTGAAGTCGCAGAAGATCGTCGATGCGGTCACCGGCCACACATCCACCGTCCTCCGCGACGCCGAGGATCGCGCCCGTCAGCTGCGCTGGCAGCAGCAGCAGCTCACCAGCTTCATGGCCGAGGTGCGCGAGCTCATCCGTCCCGACGGCATCTTCAGCGACGACGGCCTTCCCACGGAGATCGCCGTCACCGAGGCCACGATCGAGGATGACGACGAGGCCGAGGACGATGTCGTCGTGGCGCCGGTCGAGACCTTCCGCGGCGACGAGGTCCTCGATGACGAGCTCGACGATGACCGCCCGCTGGAGAAGATCACGATCGACGTCGTCGAGACGGACGACTCTTCGAAGCGCTGA
- a CDS encoding VCBS repeat domain-containing M23 family metallopeptidase, whose product MKRTSRLRLGRIGIVAVLAIVLGALAPAVTTAGPAVAASDGYMVYPASGNIQSKVGDGCLGNYRAHDGIDISRNGGTPILAAYDGVVKSRTANGGYGNYVDVQHPGGYVTRYAHMAAPGWYAPGTKVLRGQQIGVVGNTGNSAAYHLHFEVWLNGKVYSQINQGFTCLSNVTRGGTIPLFFPGLGNGDPAGVSAADFTGDDNADLLVVAGNGDLRLRSGNGRGGFADPTTLFGADWGNARRHITHSDFNGDGNADILVARSDGVLEFYAGNGVGGFRPATTPGAGWYTMRHVASGADFTGDGRQDLIGVSETGVLTVYRGNGAGGFSTPHVTYGGGWEGFHYLVAGDFDGDGRGDILAITGTGALMLYTGASGLRTSRQVGTGWQEFTEVTGGVDYNGDGRADILGRTAAGQLYLYPGTGSGGFGAKVLVASDAADYLAIE is encoded by the coding sequence ATGAAGCGCACGTCCCGCTTGCGTCTTGGCCGCATCGGGATCGTCGCCGTGCTCGCGATCGTGCTGGGCGCGCTGGCTCCTGCCGTCACCACGGCCGGCCCCGCCGTCGCCGCGTCGGACGGGTACATGGTCTATCCCGCGTCGGGCAACATCCAGTCGAAGGTCGGCGATGGCTGCCTCGGCAACTACCGCGCGCACGACGGCATCGATATCTCCCGCAACGGCGGGACGCCGATCCTCGCGGCGTACGACGGGGTCGTCAAGAGCCGCACGGCGAATGGCGGCTACGGCAACTACGTCGACGTCCAGCACCCCGGCGGCTATGTCACGCGCTACGCCCACATGGCGGCGCCCGGGTGGTACGCCCCCGGCACCAAGGTGCTCCGCGGCCAGCAGATCGGTGTCGTCGGCAACACCGGCAATTCCGCGGCCTACCATCTGCACTTCGAGGTGTGGCTGAACGGCAAGGTCTACTCGCAGATCAACCAGGGGTTCACGTGCCTGTCGAACGTCACGCGCGGAGGGACCATCCCGCTGTTCTTCCCGGGACTCGGTAACGGCGACCCTGCTGGCGTGAGCGCGGCCGACTTCACCGGAGACGACAACGCCGACCTTCTCGTCGTCGCAGGGAACGGTGACCTGCGGCTGCGGTCGGGCAACGGCCGCGGGGGTTTCGCCGACCCCACGACCCTCTTCGGAGCCGACTGGGGGAACGCACGGCGGCACATCACGCACAGCGACTTCAACGGCGACGGCAACGCCGACATCCTCGTGGCCCGGTCGGACGGCGTCCTGGAGTTCTACGCCGGGAACGGTGTCGGCGGATTCCGGCCGGCGACCACCCCAGGCGCGGGCTGGTACACCATGCGGCACGTCGCCTCCGGAGCCGACTTCACCGGCGACGGTCGGCAGGATCTCATCGGCGTGTCCGAGACAGGTGTGCTCACGGTCTACCGCGGCAACGGAGCGGGCGGCTTCAGCACACCCCACGTGACCTACGGCGGTGGCTGGGAGGGATTCCACTACCTCGTGGCGGGGGACTTCGACGGGGACGGCCGGGGCGACATCCTGGCGATCACCGGCACGGGCGCGCTGATGCTCTACACCGGAGCGTCCGGATTGCGTACGTCCCGGCAGGTGGGTACCGGATGGCAGGAGTTCACGGAGGTGACCGGCGGCGTGGACTACAACGGTGACGGCCGCGCCGACATCCTCGGGCGGACCGCGGCAGGGCAGCTCTATCTCTACCCCGGCACGGGCAGCGGCGGGTTCGGAGCGAAGGTCCTCGTGGCCTCGGACGCCGCGGACTACCTCGCCATCGAGTAG
- a CDS encoding transposase: MAAPTLDDIAVALYAGQPEEFTATRNARAKEIEDRALAAEVKALRKPSVAAWVVNVFAQERAAQLGEALTLAAELREAQEDLDAAALAKLSRERRALTRRLAETAADLAGSRGERVTAATRDAVEQTISAAFFDPDAAAAVASGRLVRALEPSGSTEDIRDAVAGTLPTLRPQPAPPADELQARRKRRDAERRVAAAEKDVAAAERALAKEDEAVQALSDRAEELAEGIAALEAQLEKLREEAARVERDLPAAEQRRAAATDEKNTAAEALEAAREALDDL, from the coding sequence ATGGCCGCTCCGACACTCGACGACATCGCGGTGGCGCTCTATGCCGGGCAGCCCGAGGAGTTCACCGCCACGCGGAACGCGCGCGCCAAGGAGATCGAGGATCGTGCGCTCGCCGCGGAGGTGAAGGCGCTGCGCAAGCCGTCGGTCGCCGCATGGGTCGTCAACGTCTTCGCCCAGGAGCGCGCGGCCCAGCTCGGGGAGGCACTGACCCTCGCCGCAGAGCTGCGCGAGGCTCAGGAAGACCTGGATGCCGCGGCGCTGGCGAAGCTCAGCAGGGAACGACGCGCCCTGACCCGACGTCTCGCCGAGACCGCTGCCGATCTCGCCGGATCCCGGGGCGAACGCGTGACGGCGGCGACGCGGGACGCGGTGGAGCAGACGATCTCCGCGGCGTTCTTCGATCCGGACGCCGCGGCTGCGGTCGCCTCCGGTCGGCTGGTGCGTGCGCTGGAGCCGTCCGGGTCGACGGAGGACATCCGCGACGCCGTCGCCGGGACACTCCCTACGCTGCGGCCCCAGCCCGCGCCGCCGGCGGACGAGCTCCAGGCGAGGCGGAAGCGCCGGGATGCGGAACGTCGAGTCGCCGCCGCGGAGAAGGACGTCGCCGCGGCGGAACGCGCCCTGGCCAAGGAGGACGAGGCCGTGCAGGCGCTGAGCGATCGCGCGGAGGAGCTGGCCGAGGGCATCGCCGCGCTGGAAGCCCAGCTCGAGAAGCTCCGCGAAGAGGCCGCGCGCGTGGAGCGCGACCTCCCCGCGGCGGAGCAGCGGCGTGCGGCGGCGACGGACGAGAAGAACACCGCCGCCGAGGCCCTGGAGGCCGCCAGGGAAGCCCTCGACGACCTCTAG
- a CDS encoding alpha/beta hydrolase translates to MSEDLGRAVIADLCRIPNPDAIDRTAFVELGGVAQFVSIRGRSTANPVLVVCHGSPAVPSLPSSWVWQRGVEDYFTVVNYDQRASGKSAGTVSADTDLSVDRYVDDLVELIAWLQAELGVRKVGVLGHSWGTVLGVTLAQRRPDLLWAYVGVGQVVSGPENEEESFRHALRSAVADQNDLAISQLRALGEYPGEEPLTVERIVTCRRWAQYYGGLSAYRSDFAYFTESQELSPYYTDTDLSLIGVGQQATMPEVLPALLGFDARDRTAFDVPMLQFLGRHDWTTPTGPVTRWLENVTAPAKHVVWFENSAHLCMFEEPGKFLVSLVTHALPHAVDAGDCGQSKTPAM, encoded by the coding sequence ATGAGCGAGGACCTCGGCCGAGCGGTGATCGCGGATCTCTGCCGGATCCCCAACCCCGACGCGATCGACCGGACGGCGTTCGTCGAGCTCGGCGGCGTCGCCCAGTTCGTCTCGATCCGTGGTCGCAGCACCGCGAACCCCGTGCTGGTCGTCTGCCACGGCAGCCCGGCCGTGCCGTCGTTGCCCTCGTCGTGGGTCTGGCAACGCGGAGTCGAGGACTACTTCACGGTCGTCAACTACGACCAGCGCGCGAGTGGCAAGTCGGCGGGCACCGTTTCCGCGGACACGGACCTCAGCGTCGACCGCTATGTCGACGACCTCGTGGAGCTGATCGCCTGGCTCCAGGCGGAGCTCGGCGTGCGGAAGGTCGGGGTGCTCGGGCACAGCTGGGGGACGGTCCTCGGCGTGACCCTGGCCCAACGACGCCCCGACCTGTTGTGGGCGTACGTCGGCGTCGGCCAGGTCGTCTCCGGGCCTGAGAACGAGGAGGAGAGCTTCCGCCACGCGCTGCGGAGTGCCGTGGCCGATCAGAACGACCTGGCGATCTCCCAGCTCCGGGCCCTCGGGGAGTACCCGGGTGAGGAGCCGTTGACCGTCGAACGCATCGTGACCTGTCGCCGGTGGGCGCAGTACTACGGAGGCCTCTCGGCGTATCGCTCCGACTTCGCGTACTTCACCGAGTCGCAGGAGCTGTCTCCGTACTACACGGACACGGACCTGAGCCTCATCGGCGTCGGGCAACAGGCGACCATGCCCGAGGTGCTGCCCGCTCTGCTCGGGTTCGACGCCCGCGATCGGACGGCGTTCGACGTGCCGATGCTCCAGTTCCTCGGACGTCACGACTGGACCACGCCCACGGGCCCTGTCACGCGCTGGCTCGAGAACGTGACGGCCCCGGCGAAGCACGTCGTCTGGTTCGAGAACTCCGCCCACCTGTGCATGTTCGAGGAGCCGGGGAAGTTCCTCGTGAGCCTCGTGACTCACGCGCTACCCCATGCGGTCGACGCAGGGGACTGCGGGCAAAGCAAAACCCCCGCGATGTAG
- a CDS encoding DUF3226 domain-containing protein: protein MTVKETPQASGKPIVFDRPCVLLVEGPDDRAFAARQIEAFDSGDRWHVHHMEGNTTDWTGMLGVILNSDPFQDSGFAIGIVLDSDLNPAAAADKARGYLRNVGLSVPANHAQVAKGDIRTGFFLMPNGKDNGALEELLLDGVDSARRALAESYIENVSQALAPPKKPRKAVVQAYFAGQVDHVKSIPVAVRKTEVINPHATAFDSFRTFLKDLSD from the coding sequence TTGACGGTAAAGGAGACGCCGCAAGCCAGCGGAAAGCCGATCGTTTTCGACCGGCCTTGCGTCCTACTCGTCGAGGGCCCAGACGATCGCGCGTTCGCCGCTCGGCAGATCGAGGCGTTCGATTCCGGAGACCGGTGGCACGTGCACCACATGGAGGGCAACACTACTGACTGGACGGGGATGCTGGGCGTCATACTAAACAGCGACCCGTTCCAAGACTCCGGGTTCGCGATCGGGATTGTTCTCGATAGCGACCTGAATCCGGCGGCTGCGGCAGACAAGGCGAGAGGGTACTTGCGAAATGTCGGGCTATCGGTGCCTGCGAACCACGCTCAAGTGGCGAAGGGTGACATCCGTACCGGGTTCTTTCTCATGCCCAATGGCAAGGACAACGGGGCTCTAGAAGAACTGCTCCTCGACGGAGTCGACTCCGCTCGACGTGCTCTTGCCGAGTCGTACATCGAGAACGTATCCCAAGCCCTTGCTCCGCCTAAGAAACCTCGCAAAGCAGTCGTACAGGCGTACTTCGCTGGCCAGGTCGACCACGTCAAGTCGATTCCCGTAGCCGTCAGGAAGACCGAAGTGATCAACCCACACGCAACGGCTTTCGACTCTTTCCGAACATTCTTGAAGGACCTTTCCGACTAG
- a CDS encoding AAA family ATPase: protein MNILTGLNDAGKTSILEALFLHSSGPLAGAFAVQALRPGRRQDEIAVTPTGIDDPWAPLFHNFNVDGEIKLDATTSRGPQTVTLTQDKGTDGQVAVGSKPITDNQQPRTSITVSVQTEKTLLPEHFRQSMIFHTSSSGATTNVSLEFRLDPPRGEALWKAAIVKPGVLGADLAAVYSEMRKRSAGATLLEAIQKIDDRISGIEVLSENGRSQLHAEVNGQLIPFELLGDGPNAVAQYLVSMWAARDGVLLIDEVGSGVHYSVLETMWRSIYRAAKRLNVQVFATSHSQEALVAAHQVINDRQDGLSVYRMRRSTSPEASTRVTRYAGATLASAIEANAELR from the coding sequence GTGAACATCCTCACCGGCCTCAATGACGCCGGGAAGACGAGCATCCTCGAAGCGCTCTTCCTGCATTCGAGCGGACCGCTCGCTGGCGCTTTTGCAGTCCAAGCACTTCGACCTGGCAGACGACAGGATGAGATCGCAGTTACGCCGACCGGAATCGACGACCCCTGGGCGCCACTGTTCCATAACTTCAACGTTGATGGAGAGATCAAGCTCGACGCCACCACAAGCCGAGGCCCTCAGACAGTCACTCTCACGCAGGACAAGGGCACTGACGGGCAGGTTGCAGTCGGCAGCAAGCCCATCACGGACAACCAACAACCCCGAACGTCGATCACCGTCAGCGTCCAGACGGAGAAGACGCTCCTCCCAGAACACTTCCGCCAGTCCATGATCTTCCATACGTCATCGTCGGGAGCCACCACTAATGTCTCCCTCGAGTTCCGACTGGATCCGCCGCGCGGCGAGGCGCTGTGGAAAGCAGCAATCGTCAAACCCGGCGTTCTGGGCGCGGACCTAGCAGCGGTTTACTCCGAGATGCGCAAGCGCAGTGCGGGCGCGACTTTGCTCGAGGCCATCCAAAAGATCGACGATCGCATCTCTGGTATCGAAGTTCTCTCCGAGAACGGCCGCTCGCAGCTCCACGCCGAAGTTAATGGTCAGCTTATCCCCTTCGAGCTCCTCGGCGATGGGCCGAATGCGGTGGCACAGTACCTCGTGTCAATGTGGGCGGCGCGCGACGGCGTCCTCCTGATTGACGAGGTAGGAAGCGGCGTCCACTATTCCGTGCTTGAGACGATGTGGCGCTCGATATACCGAGCGGCCAAACGGCTAAATGTGCAGGTTTTTGCAACCAGCCACAGTCAGGAGGCGCTTGTCGCCGCCCATCAGGTCATCAATGACCGTCAGGACGGGCTCTCGGTCTACCGCATGCGCAGAAGCACGTCTCCCGAGGCATCGACCCGGGTCACCCGGTACGCCGGAGCGACGCTCGCGAGTGCTATCGAAGCTAACGCGGAGCTTCGTTGA
- a CDS encoding M23 family metallopeptidase, with amino-acid sequence MNDRTTQDAALAASADCGCAPSPAERRALFRDGISRRGALGLGALSVVALSAFGISSGVSAAYAASYPSWDDVQKAKQNEATKAAEVRRIEGLIQSLTQKVSETQAAAEVASTEFYNAQQAYFAAIAEADALQEKADAQAAVADESARKAGQVAAQLYRNGGDDTSLELFFAGSASNADELLARLGSMDKLLEYNQTVYDDAVAARNSAQSLSDQAVVARDERDRLQQIAEEKMVAAQQAADAAQAALDEQSANLATMQAQLAALKDTTATTVAGYQKGVEEREKERKRREAAEAAANAGGNSGGGGTPGNGGWVRPHGGYRSSGYGPRSQQCNANGCSSSWHYGVDLANGCGAAIYAAHSGTVDAAFYNGGYGNYVRIQHGGGIATGYAHIKPGGFAVRNGQWVRAGQVIAYAGNTGGSFGCHLHFEVYINGRYTNPIEFMAGKGISV; translated from the coding sequence GTGAACGACAGGACCACGCAGGATGCGGCGCTCGCGGCATCCGCGGATTGCGGGTGTGCGCCCAGCCCGGCGGAGCGCCGTGCCCTCTTCCGGGACGGCATCAGCCGTCGCGGAGCTCTCGGACTCGGCGCGCTGAGCGTCGTGGCGCTCAGCGCCTTCGGCATCTCCTCTGGGGTGTCTGCCGCCTACGCCGCGTCGTACCCGAGCTGGGACGACGTGCAGAAGGCCAAGCAGAACGAAGCGACGAAGGCCGCGGAGGTGCGACGCATCGAGGGGCTGATCCAGTCGCTCACGCAGAAGGTCTCCGAGACGCAGGCCGCGGCCGAGGTGGCCTCCACCGAGTTCTACAACGCCCAGCAGGCGTACTTCGCCGCGATCGCCGAGGCCGATGCGCTGCAGGAGAAGGCAGACGCCCAGGCAGCCGTCGCCGACGAATCCGCGCGCAAGGCCGGACAGGTCGCCGCGCAGCTCTACCGGAACGGCGGCGACGACACCTCGCTCGAACTGTTCTTCGCGGGCTCGGCGAGCAACGCCGACGAGCTCCTCGCCCGCCTCGGCTCGATGGACAAGCTCCTCGAGTACAACCAGACGGTCTACGACGACGCCGTCGCCGCGCGCAACTCCGCGCAGTCCCTCAGCGACCAGGCCGTCGTCGCCCGGGACGAGCGCGACCGCTTGCAGCAGATCGCCGAGGAGAAGATGGTCGCGGCCCAGCAGGCCGCCGATGCCGCGCAGGCGGCCCTCGACGAGCAGTCAGCGAACCTCGCCACGATGCAGGCACAGCTCGCCGCGCTCAAGGACACCACCGCGACCACTGTCGCGGGGTATCAGAAGGGTGTCGAGGAGCGCGAGAAGGAGCGCAAGCGCCGCGAAGCGGCCGAGGCCGCCGCCAACGCCGGCGGCAACAGCGGCGGCGGTGGAACGCCGGGCAACGGCGGCTGGGTGCGCCCACACGGCGGTTACCGCAGCTCCGGCTACGGCCCACGCTCCCAGCAGTGCAACGCCAACGGGTGCTCGTCGAGCTGGCACTACGGAGTGGACCTCGCCAACGGCTGCGGCGCGGCGATCTACGCGGCGCACTCCGGCACCGTGGACGCGGCGTTCTACAACGGCGGGTACGGCAACTACGTCCGGATCCAGCACGGCGGTGGTATCGCCACCGGCTACGCGCACATCAAGCCCGGCGGGTTCGCCGTCCGGAACGGCCAGTGGGTACGCGCCGGGCAGGTCATCGCATACGCGGGTAACACGGGCGGCTCGTTCGGCTGCCACCTGCACTTCGAGGTCTACATCAACGGCCGCTACACGAACCCCATCGAGTTCATGGCGGGCAAGGGCATCTCCGTCTGA
- the ppa gene encoding inorganic diphosphatase has translation MGAHDAVIEIPRGSRVKYEVDHETGRVHLDRVLYTTFGYPADYGYFDNTLGEDGDPLDVLVLLDHAIYPGVVVEVRPVAVLKMSDEAGGDDKLVAVLSKDPRWAHVQDIDDVPEYTKKEIAHFFEHYKDLEPNKWVKVDEWGNAAEAQRILDEAITRFGEQGH, from the coding sequence ATGGGCGCACACGACGCCGTCATCGAGATCCCGCGCGGCAGCCGCGTGAAGTACGAGGTCGACCACGAGACCGGGCGAGTGCATCTCGACCGGGTGCTCTACACGACCTTCGGCTACCCGGCCGACTACGGCTACTTCGACAACACGCTCGGCGAGGACGGCGACCCGCTGGACGTGCTGGTGCTCCTCGACCACGCCATCTACCCCGGTGTCGTCGTCGAGGTCCGCCCCGTCGCCGTGCTCAAGATGAGCGACGAGGCCGGCGGCGACGACAAGCTCGTGGCCGTCCTCTCCAAGGACCCGCGCTGGGCCCACGTGCAGGACATCGACGATGTGCCCGAGTACACCAAGAAGGAGATCGCGCACTTCTTCGAGCACTACAAGGACCTCGAGCCGAACAAGTGGGTCAAGGTCGACGAGTGGGGGAACGCCGCCGAGGCGCAGCGCATCCTCGACGAGGCGATCACCCGCTTCGGCGAGCAGGGTCACTGA
- the tilS gene encoding tRNA lysidine(34) synthetase TilS, translating to MPSLAPAIAEIRLAVRTALADLPEGSTVVVAVSGGADSLALAAATGFEAAKRGMRAAALTVDHGLQEGSAEIAAEAARTAGRLGLDPLVVRVEVGGDGGPEAAARDARYRVLRDAASDVGAVAVLLGHTLDDQAETVLLGLARGSGATSLQGMAPSREDDDGLRWLRPLLGVRRETTRAFCAAADLHPWDDPHNADERYARVRVRQRVLPVLETELGPGIAEALARTAEQLREDAEAFDEMIHETIEDIVEHAEAGISVSVAALAANPAALRNRIIRLVVDSEFGVSLTRAQTVEVARLVTDWAGQGPIDLPACAAARQGGRLVFTATTR from the coding sequence ATGCCGTCCCTCGCCCCCGCCATCGCCGAGATCCGCCTCGCCGTCCGCACCGCGCTCGCCGACCTCCCGGAAGGGTCGACGGTCGTGGTCGCCGTCTCGGGCGGGGCCGATTCCCTCGCCCTCGCCGCCGCCACCGGGTTCGAAGCCGCGAAGCGCGGGATGAGAGCCGCCGCGCTGACGGTCGACCACGGCCTGCAGGAGGGGTCGGCCGAGATCGCGGCCGAGGCCGCACGCACGGCGGGGCGGCTCGGGCTGGACCCGCTCGTCGTCCGCGTGGAGGTGGGCGGAGACGGTGGTCCGGAGGCGGCCGCGCGGGACGCGCGCTACCGCGTGCTCCGGGACGCCGCGAGCGACGTCGGGGCCGTGGCGGTGCTCCTCGGTCACACCCTCGACGATCAGGCGGAGACTGTGCTGCTCGGCCTCGCCCGTGGATCGGGGGCGACGAGTCTGCAGGGCATGGCGCCGAGCCGGGAGGACGACGACGGGCTCCGCTGGCTTCGACCGCTGCTCGGGGTGCGTCGGGAGACCACCCGTGCCTTCTGCGCCGCTGCCGACCTGCACCCGTGGGACGACCCGCACAACGCGGACGAGCGCTACGCCCGCGTTCGTGTGCGGCAACGGGTCCTCCCCGTCCTCGAGACGGAGCTCGGCCCGGGGATCGCCGAGGCCCTCGCGCGCACGGCCGAGCAGCTCCGGGAGGACGCGGAGGCGTTCGACGAGATGATCCACGAGACGATCGAGGACATCGTCGAGCACGCGGAAGCCGGGATCTCAGTGAGCGTCGCTGCTCTGGCCGCGAACCCGGCCGCGCTGCGCAACCGCATCATCCGCCTGGTCGTCGACAGCGAGTTCGGAGTGAGCCTCACCCGCGCACAGACGGTCGAGGTGGCGCGCCTCGTCACGGACTGGGCGGGGCAGGGGCCGATCGATCTTCCCGCGTGCGCCGCCGCGCGTCAGGGCGGCAGGCTCGTGTTCACCGCCACGACTCGCTGA